In Anguilla rostrata isolate EN2019 chromosome 1, ASM1855537v3, whole genome shotgun sequence, a genomic segment contains:
- the LOC135247555 gene encoding guanine nucleotide-binding protein G(I)/G(S)/G(O) subunit gamma-2: MASNNTAGIAQARKLVEQLKMEANIDRIKVSKAAADLMSYCEAHAKEDPLLSPVPASENPFREKKFFCAIL; encoded by the exons ATGGCCAGCAACAACACAGCCGGCATCGCCCAAGCCAGGAAACTGGTGGAACAGCTCAAGATGGAGGCCAACATTGACAGAATAAAG GTGTCGAAGGCGGCGGCCGACTTGATGTCGTACTGCGAAGCGCACGCCAAAGAGGACCCCCTCCTGTCCCCCGTCCCGGCCTCCGAAAACCCCTTCAGGGAGAAAAAGTTCTTCTGCGCCATTCTgtaa
- the rtraf gene encoding RNA transcription, translation and transport factor protein, with the protein MFRRKLTALDYHNPSGFDCKDETEFRNFIVWLEDQKIRHYKIEDRGNLRNIHSSEWPKFFEKYVQDVSCPFNAQDRQETVDWLLGLAVRFEYGDNVDKYKNCKPEAASNNTEKPSDPLINLDSNNPDFKAGVMALANLLQIQRHDDYLVMLKAIRILIQERLTPEAIAKASQAKEGLPVSLDKHVLGFDTGDATLNEAARILRLLHVEELRELQTRINEAIVAVQAIIADPRTDHRLGKVGR; encoded by the exons ATGTTTCGAAGAAAGCTCACAGCACTAGACTACCACAACCCCTCGGGTTTTGACTGtaaag ATGAGACAGAGTTCAGGAATTTTATAGTGTGGCTGGAAGATCAGAAAATCCGACATTACAAGATTGAAGACCGGGGCAACCTTCGGAACATACACAGCTCAGAGTGGCCCAAGTTTTTTGAGAAG TATGTGCAGGATGTAAGCTGTCCGTTTAACGCTCAAGACCGACAAGAAACTGTTGACTGGCTGCTAGGCCTAGCTGTTCGCTTTGAGTACGGAGAtaacg TTGACAAATACAAGAATTGCAAACCTGAGGCTGCGTCCAACAACACCGAGAAGCCATCTGATCCACTCATCAACTTGGACA GCAACAATCCTGACTTCAAGGCTGGTGTGATGGCCCTTGCCAACCTCCTGCAGATCCAGCGCCATGACGACTATCTGGTGATGTTGAAG GCTATTCGAATCCTGATCCAAGAACGGCTAACGCCTGAAGCCATAGCGAAAGCGAGCCAGGCGAAAGAG ggccTACCCGTCTCCTTGGATAAGCATGTATTGGGCTTTGACACAGGAG ACGCCACTCTGAACGAGGCGGCGCGGATCCTGCGGCTGCTGCACGTGGAGGAGCTGCGGGAGCTGCAGACGCGCATCAACGAGGCCATCGTGGCCGTGCAGGCCATCATCGCCGACCCCCGCACCGACCACCGCCTGGGCAAAGTGGGCAGATGA